The sequence CATGAGGCTTCTAACGTGTATTGGTCAATACATTAATGAGCCTTGAGCGAGAATAAATAAGAAATTAAGCTATTTATATATCAATCATAAACCATTATTATCTTCTTTTAATACGTAACAAAAAAATATGTTTCTTTTAACTTAATTTTCATAATAGATTCTTTGTAGTGGATcttcaattaaattttatctttagtTTCTTCTTCACATATCCCTTAAACCTTCTTATAGATAAAAGTTCTAATTTAGATAATGTCATACAATTTTATAAATGAAATCCCACACTAATAAAGCCTATAAGAACTATTATCGTTGCATGAAATCCCACACTAATTTGTGCCTTGACGTCTTCTTCAAAGTTACCGACATAATTTGCACTGAGGTGAATTATATCTGTAGCCAATAACTGGTGGAAGGTTTCCCAGATAAATTTTGTGTAGTCTATGATTTCAAAGGCTCCACTCTCCCCAATTTCTTTATCAAATCTGTTGTCGCTAGAGATTCCTTGTGCGTGGTTAGAAAATACTAAAACTTGTTTTATCAATCAAAGCACCAATTGTTGTCTAGGATAATGTGGCTGCTCTTTTATGTCCATGTGTATGcagatttgattgttgtagttgtGCTTCAGAAACAATTTGTTCTACTCTTTAAAATCTTTTcaattttcaattatgctttagtaaatttttcattttttttaaagattataattaaagtgtatatatataaatatataaataaatatatctatatttCTAGtcacattgtcattgtcattgcgACTTTCGTTTCTTATTTTTCAACATACGTGTTGGCACTAGCTGTTATATGTCATGCACCACTCTACTCGTACTGGTCTATAGAGCTCAGAAGCATACTGGCCTTAGCCCTTAAGGCTACCTTTGTGCACTTCCATCCTCGATTTACACAAGTACTCTCCTTTCCTATTCCATCTGGCATTACCAACTTGTTCCTTATTCAACCTTATGACATTGGACTTGTGCTAATACATATTGAAAATTGTCTTTTGTAACTGGAACAGTTCAGATGTCATAAAAGAATGTCTTTTGGTCAAATTCACTCAGGTCTTAAAACTTGACTTTGTGCGTTGTGATATGCAAGATGAATTTGAGAATTTATATATTTAAACGGATGCCTCTACTTGGAAGCTCCTATGATTCACCATATGAGCTCATCTCATTGAACACCCTAAATTGTCATTTAGACAGTAGTGCATGTGAGAATTGTAGATGTATTGGATAGTGTAACAATTCTAGTTGGGTGGGTGTTCATGTGGATATAGGGGCGCCATTAGAGTTTTTTTGGGAGCATCAATGTGTTGAGGTGGAGTTTCTGGGGTTGTGAACTTGGTACCATTTGTGTCCCGCCAAAGTTCTGCATAGGCCGGCTGTTAGCTCAGTCTTAGGTAGGACCCTGTCGGATCTAGCGATTTCTATGtcgcatatatatataatttgactGTTTGTCAGAATCGTCCTGCCAAGATTTGAGAAGAACTATGCTTAAAACAAAATACTCTGTTTGTCAGAATCGTCCTGCCAAGATTTGCCGAGAACTATGCTAAAGTCCATACCCTGTTTGTCAGAATCGTGGTGCCAAAATTTGACAGGAACTATGCTGCAATGCAGCTCTTGTTTTAAATGTTCCGCCCCATTGTGTCGTGTTCTAACCTCGAAACTAGgtcaaaaatatattaatttattccCTCGGTTCAAACGCCCAGCTAGAATATATTCGAATATATTCCTTGTTGCTTCCGTTCATTATTTGCAAGAATGCTTTCCTTCTTTTGCAAGTTAACTTCTATAAAGACACGCTCTGTTCGACTTCAACTCACCGTTCCCTTCCAAGTTATTTTCAAGATTTCTGCGTCAAGCTTATTTTGCATGTATggcatcttcttcctcatcttccaagggaaagaaaaagtttaGACAACCAATGCTATGGAGTCAGTGGAAGCGTGCATCTTCTTCGTCCCACAAAGCAAGTGAGGATCATCGTGTTTTCTCTGGAATCGAACCTCATGGCATGAGGAGGAAAATTTCTGAATCTTCAAGATTATTTGATGTCTTCATCAACCATAGAGGTCCTGATGTGAAAAATACTCTGGCCCTTCAGCTTTACAAATCCCTTGAGAAGTTGAGAATACGGGCGTTTCTTGATTCGGAAGAGAAAGAGCTTGGAGATTCGTTTCCATCCACCATTCAGAAAGCCATCCGCTCTGCAGCAGTTCACATAGCCATCTTCTCCAAAGGATATGCAGAGTCCCCATGGTGTTTGGCGGAGCTGGTTCTCATGTTGCAGACTAAAGCTAAGATTATTCCAGTGTTTTGTGACGTGACACCTTGGGCACTACGCCACATAGAAAAAGGAGTCTATGCCAATGCATTCAATCAATATCGCGAGAAATCCAGGTATTTGGATAAAGTTGAGGAATGGAAGACAGCCCTCCAATCTATTTCATTTATTGCCGGTGAAGAGCTCAACTGGTAATTTTTCATGGCTCTCTGTATTAGATATTTCTACGTAGTATAAGTTTTTCTTCGTTGAAAGTGGTCGATTGTTTTTCTCATTGAATTACCCTTCTGTTTATAAAGTTACAGTGACTGCAAGAAAATAGTGTCAGCAGTGCAAAAGGAGGTACAAAGAAAGAAATGTTTAACTGTTGCCAAATATCCAGTAGGACTTCCTAACCTTGTAGAACAGTTTCAAAAGCAGTGCATTGCTAAGGTTGTCCATGATTTCGACAGCCAGTGTCGGATGAACAAACAAGGAGCAGGGGAAGCTAAGATTGTTGGGATTTTTGGCATGGGTGGTGTAGGAAAAACAACTCTCTCCAAAGAATTGTTCAACCGAAAGCATCCAGATTATGATCGATCCTGTTTTCTGTTTGATGTTCGGGAAGCctctcagaaaagcaatttaacTTCTTTGCAAAGGAAGCTCCTGGGAGATCTCTTTGATGAAGATCGTCAAAGCTTTCATAGCGTAGAGGAAGGCACGAGTATTCTCAGCGATCGAATCCGAAGGAGCCACAATTTAAGCTTCCTAATTGTTCTAGATGATATTGATCACATGGAACAGTTAGATGCTCTATTGATCAGCGATATGATGGATAAATTTGGTAATAGTCTAGTAATTGTTACGACTCGTGATGTGGGAGTGCTCATAAGCGCAGGAATATCGGTTGCTTATAATTTGAAAGGAATGGATACAACAGATGCGAAAGAGCTGTTTTGTTGGCATGCTTTTCGCCGACCTTATCCACTCAGTGGATACGAGGAGCTCGTTGATCTCTTCGTAGGTGTGTGTGGTGGCTTACCGCTGTCTCTTCAAGTTCTGGGCAGGCGCATGTTCATGGCGAAGATCAGAAGTTTTGGGAGTTAGAATTGAAGAAAGTTAAAAAGACGCTGCCTCAAGACATACACAAGAGATTAAGAATAAGCATTGACACGTTGGACAATGAAGAAAAGCAAATTTTCATTGATGTTGCATGCTTTTTCATAGGAGAATTGACGACAGACGCCATCAGAGTGTGGGAGGGATCAGGATGGAGCGCTCAACATGCACTGCGAAGACTCAAAAATAAGTGTCTAGTTGAAGAAATGAAAGATTATAATTTCAGGTGGCACTCAGAATATTccattgaagaaatgttagtattGAGAATGCATGACCATTTGCGGGACTTGGGACGAGAAATGGCAGATGAATCGACTCATCCTAGTCGCCTGTGGCGTTCTCCATCTTTGGTATGTCTTTAACTCCATATTTCTGACTTCAAGAGTAGTATTCAAAATATAAATttgattaaaatataaatctgaGTTGCTTCTCTTATTGCAGACATCAATGCGATACGAAAACGTATTCACCGAAAGCAAAGGTAGATTTTTGGGTCATTTCTGGGAACCGTCAGGTATCACTGTCAGATTCTTTGTAGGTGTAACAGAGAAAAAGGCTGAGGCGACAATCCCTTTATTATGGCTTGAGCTAAGATTACATCGGTATCCATTCACAAACATTCCTCGATGGATTCCTCTTCAAAATTTGGAATCTTTACGAATCATTAATGGAGGTCTGAAAAGATTATGGCAGAATGATGTACAGGTATTTTATTCTTTAACATGAAAAGTTAAGTTTTGGTAATCGAATGCATTATCTTATAATGATTGATGACTTTTATCTAcaatcgaaattttgattttttatgtgtttttttatttgttatttttaggCACCCGTATGGCTAAAAGAACTTCAGCTCTCTAACGTATCTGGACTGTCTGAGCTAAACTTAGGTCGTCTGCGCTGTCTGGAAAAAATCACATTTTATGATTGCAGAGATCTGAAAAATGTGACAGGGATATCTGAACTTACGAAGCTAGCAGAATTGAAGATTTGCAAATGTCCAGAGCTTGGGTTTGACGAAGTAAATTTTGGCAAACTCAGCTGGTTGAAGATAATTGCTATTGACAACTGTAAGAAGCTGGTGAAAATAACAGGCATTGAAAACTTGCATTCATTGGAAAGAATGCAACTCTTATATTGCAGCAATCAAACAATTAGGGATTACATTCTAAAGATGGAGGTACTGATTTCCACACTACTAAATTTTCCTTCTGAAGGAGAAGATTTTTATTCTCCTTTGACTTTCCTCTTGTTGTCGGAAGATGTCCTAGAATTTTTTATTAGACTATTAAATAACCTGTTAATCCAGTAGAGCTATTTGTTTCACACAGAAGGTGCCATCAGACTTTATTCAACTAATTGGTAGAGCAGCAGATGGAGCAGTGTCAGCCCTAAATAGAAGTCTCTTTCGTGACGCAGATATTAATGTCGATTCAGCCATCAAAATTGGCAGTGACAACACTTGCCCTTAGAGTGCAATCATCTTATGCGCTGTGATTGTGGTTCATCCTTGTACTACAGAAAAGGCGATTAACGACATCATCAACAAAGGACGTGATGCAAATCCATGGCAGAGATTTTACGTTCAAGAAGGCGAATGGGTTATGACCTCGGTAACTACTAAACAGGATGAAGTAAACAATTATTTTGTTAACAGGAATAATCCACGCTTTGGTTATTGCTCTCCCTTTAAAAGGAACGGTAGAGCAATCCATCATCGAATAGCGAACACGTCGTCCATATGGACAATGACAGTCACTGTGAAGAaaggtgaaaaatataaaattccgAATGTAATACATGAAATTGTTGATCGGCTATATCAAATTTGAAGTGCCATTTATTTTTAATGGATTGGAGTATCCTGTGATGATTAGTGGCTAAGTCTTATTTGTTTGAATGGAAAAAAGGGTGTTCGGTTAAGAAGTAGATATCGtttaatttttatttgatgttGTAATATTTGGTTGAGGTT is a genomic window of Cryptomeria japonica chromosome 7, Sugi_1.0, whole genome shotgun sequence containing:
- the LOC131856416 gene encoding disease resistance protein Roq1-like, which codes for MASSSSSSKGKKKFRQPMLWSQWKRASSSSHKASEDHRVFSGIEPHGMRRKISESSRLFDVFINHRGPDVKNTLALQLYKSLEKLRIRAFLDSEEKELGDSFPSTIQKAIRSAAVHIAIFSKGYAESPWCLAELVLMLQTKAKIIPVFCDVTPWALRHIEKGVYANAFNQYREKSRYLDKVEEWKTALQSISFIAGEELNCDCKKIVSAVQKEVQRKKCLTVAKYPVGLPNLVEQFQKQCIAKVVHDFDSQCRMNKQGAGEAKIVGIFGMGGVGKTTLSKELFNRKHPDYDRSCFLFDVREASQKSNLTSLQRKLLGDLFDEDRQSFHSVEEGTSILSDRIRRSHNLSFLIVLDDIDHMEQLDALLISDMMDKFGNSLVIVTTRDVGVLISAGISVAYNLKGMDTTDAKELFCWHAFRRPYPLSGYEELVDLFVGVCGGLPLSLQVLGRRMFMAKIRSFGRELTTDAIRVWEGSGWSAQHALRRLKNKCLVEEMKDYNFRWHSEYSIEEMLVLRMHDHLRDLGREMADESTHPSRLWRSPSLTSMRYENVFTESKGRFLGHFWEPSGITVRFFVGVTEKKAEATIPLLWLELRLHRYPFTNIPRWIPLQNLESLRIINGGLKRLWQNDVQAPVWLKELQLSNVSGLSELNLGRLRCLEKITFYDCRDLKNVTGISELTKLAELKICKCPELGFDEVNFGKLSWLKIIAIDNCKKLVKITGIENLHSLERMQLLYCSNQTIRDYILKMEKVPSDFIQLIGRAADGAVSALNRSLFRDADINVDSAIKIGKKAINDIINKGRDANPWQRFYVQEGEWVMTSVTTKQDEVNNYFVNRNNPRFGYCSPFKRNGRAIHHRIANTSSIWTMTVTVKKGEKYKIPNVIHEIVDRLYQI